A window from Erythrobacter sp. YJ-T3-07 encodes these proteins:
- a CDS encoding DUF4168 domain-containing protein encodes MKLLLSTIATASLAIAAQPALAQQAEAPAATQMAPVSDAELENFIIAASMIGDLQQNAELEKAEKDQKAIEILSQAQLTPTRFNSIGAALQTDKNLQARAEQAVTKLRAQQAEG; translated from the coding sequence ATGAAGCTTCTACTCAGCACCATCGCCACCGCATCCCTCGCCATCGCCGCGCAGCCCGCGCTGGCCCAGCAGGCAGAGGCACCCGCCGCCACTCAGATGGCGCCGGTTTCGGACGCCGAACTGGAGAACTTCATCATCGCAGCGTCGATGATCGGCGATCTCCAGCAGAACGCCGAGCTTGAGAAGGCGGAGAAGGATCAGAAAGCGATCGAAATCCTCTCGCAGGCCCAGCTGACCCCGACTCGCTTCAACAGCATCGGTGCTGCGCTCCAGACCGACAAGAATCTGCAGGCCCGCGCCGAGCAGGCCGTGACCAAGCTGCGCGCACAGCAAGCCGAAGGGTGA